Proteins encoded together in one Methanobacterium petrolearium window:
- a CDS encoding AraC family transcriptional regulator, protein MKIEIKKILQYQVAFIPMKGSYEQIPETLGKVVGWLMVKNVEIQMPVYGAYYNSPMEVSEDELEWEVGAAFIGELEAEEDIEIKIVPQHKAVSTVFKGPYGDAASVYMDLIQYAAKEGYEIAGPILESYLNSPDEVPESELLTEVQFPVVKK, encoded by the coding sequence ATGAAAATCGAAATAAAAAAGATTCTCCAATACCAGGTAGCCTTCATCCCAATGAAAGGCAGTTACGAGCAGATTCCAGAAACTTTAGGCAAAGTAGTGGGATGGTTAATGGTTAAGAATGTGGAAATTCAGATGCCCGTCTATGGGGCGTATTATAATAGTCCTATGGAAGTGTCTGAAGACGAACTTGAATGGGAAGTTGGAGCCGCTTTTATTGGAGAATTGGAAGCTGAAGAGGATATAGAAATAAAGATTGTACCTCAACATAAAGCTGTGTCGACTGTGTTCAAAGGACCCTATGGTGATGCTGCATCAGTTTATATGGATCTCATCCAATACGCTGCAAAAGAAGGCTACGAAATAGCAGGCCCCATCCTGGAAAGTTATCTTAACAGTCCTGATGAGGTACCGGAGAGTGAACTTCTAACTGAAGTGCAATTCCCTGTGGTTAAAAAATAA
- a CDS encoding TMEM175 family protein: MSDQSNSINLWMTTSRIETLVDGIFAIAMTLLVLSIGVPTITGNLNETAFQHELLALWSNILCYALSFWILSGFWRNNHQQFQFIKRSNPTLITINVVWLLFIALMPFSTEIIAEYGGTYFTANVIFQLNLFLAGFLYIINWQYATRNGLLDEDISERTIKMLNISSVILPTLSLIALVLSYYVLAWSSLVYLIHPFLKKMLQNKFLDNSS, translated from the coding sequence ATGTCTGATCAATCTAATTCCATTAATTTATGGATGACCACCAGCCGTATTGAAACCCTTGTGGATGGTATATTTGCCATCGCTATGACCTTACTGGTTTTAAGCATAGGGGTTCCCACAATAACTGGTAATTTAAATGAAACCGCTTTTCAACACGAGTTATTGGCATTATGGTCTAATATATTATGTTATGCTCTTTCATTTTGGATATTATCAGGTTTTTGGCGGAACAACCATCAGCAGTTTCAGTTTATCAAACGTTCCAACCCTACTTTAATTACTATAAATGTTGTGTGGTTACTGTTTATAGCTTTAATGCCATTTTCCACAGAGATAATCGCTGAGTATGGTGGTACTTATTTTACAGCAAATGTAATTTTCCAGTTGAACCTTTTCTTGGCGGGGTTCCTCTATATCATAAACTGGCAATACGCCACTCGAAACGGATTATTGGATGAAGATATTAGCGAAAGAACAATCAAAATGCTGAATATTTCCAGTGTGATTTTACCAACATTATCCTTGATAGCCCTGGTCCTGTCTTACTATGTTTTGGCTTGGAGCAGTTTGGTATATTTAATACATCCTTTTTTAAAGAAAATGCTGCAAAATAAATTTTTGGATAATTCAAGTTAA
- a CDS encoding class I SAM-dependent methyltransferase — MKTNPNWYYEEKTPGVDYLNPKIAQKYDAEHQKFRNFKEESEHIVQVMEITPEDTVMDFGCGTGGVALNLAKYCDKVICVDISREMLDVLENKAKKLNINNIETYSAGFLTYNHNWQDKVNKIVSMVALHHLPDFWKSVALLKMAEILKPGEKLYLFDIIFTFNIQDHQKSIEKMIKDMQDVAGDSMAHETEIHIKDEFSTYDWIMEGLLEKTGFLIDSKKIKSSNFVEYICSKL; from the coding sequence ATGAAAACCAATCCAAACTGGTATTATGAAGAAAAAACTCCAGGAGTAGACTATTTAAATCCTAAAATAGCCCAAAAATACGATGCTGAACATCAAAAATTCAGAAATTTCAAGGAGGAATCCGAACATATTGTTCAAGTCATGGAAATCACACCTGAAGATACAGTTATGGATTTTGGTTGTGGAACTGGTGGTGTTGCCTTAAACCTGGCAAAATATTGTGATAAAGTGATATGTGTGGACATTTCAAGAGAAATGTTGGATGTTCTCGAGAATAAGGCCAAAAAACTAAATATCAACAATATTGAAACTTATTCTGCGGGTTTTTTAACTTACAATCATAATTGGCAAGATAAAGTGAACAAAATCGTTTCTATGGTTGCACTCCATCATCTACCTGACTTTTGGAAATCAGTAGCCCTTTTAAAAATGGCAGAAATTTTAAAACCAGGTGAAAAACTCTATCTTTTTGATATCATTTTTACCTTCAATATCCAAGATCACCAAAAATCTATTGAAAAGATGATAAAGGATATGCAGGATGTTGCAGGGGATTCCATGGCTCATGAAACTGAAATTCATATTAAGGATGAATTCAGCACCTATGACTGGATCATGGAAGGATTGCTTGAAAAAACAGGATTTTTAATTGATTCTAAAAAAATTAAATCCAGTAACTTTGTTGAATACATCTGTTCTAAATTGTGA
- a CDS encoding class I SAM-dependent methyltransferase: MYDYFGIQAQIGITKHMGGLEATQKLLKWCEIDNSDHVLVIGSGNGVSAIKIHEMTGCNVLGIDLSEDMVLMAQKKLKSSETGVKFVVGNAENLEFSDNSFDVVISESVTGFTDKTKSIPEYHRVLKRGGFLGLNEVTWISNPSREVVEYCRRVMGLVAETKGVWLSLLRETGFKDINSLVNRMSQWKQMKGDFQLQSMDFFKIWGRFFNLYLHETEYRKSANRLAWEALHIPRGFSRYYGYGLYVGKK; this comes from the coding sequence ATGTACGATTATTTCGGAATACAAGCCCAAATTGGTATAACTAAACATATGGGTGGCCTGGAAGCCACCCAAAAACTTTTGAAATGGTGTGAAATTGATAATTCAGATCATGTTCTGGTTATCGGCTCAGGGAATGGAGTATCAGCAATTAAAATTCATGAAATGACTGGTTGCAATGTTTTGGGGATAGATTTATCTGAAGACATGGTTTTAATGGCTCAAAAAAAACTTAAGTCCTCTGAAACGGGAGTAAAATTCGTTGTGGGAAATGCAGAGAATCTAGAATTTTCTGATAATAGTTTTGATGTGGTTATATCTGAGTCTGTAACGGGGTTTACCGATAAAACAAAGTCTATTCCAGAGTATCATCGGGTACTTAAACGTGGAGGTTTTTTGGGTTTGAATGAAGTGACCTGGATTTCAAATCCATCTCGTGAAGTTGTGGAATATTGTCGGAGAGTAATGGGTCTTGTGGCTGAAACAAAAGGTGTATGGTTGTCTCTTCTCAGGGAAACTGGTTTTAAAGATATAAATAGTTTGGTAAATCGAATGAGTCAGTGGAAACAAATGAAGGGAGATTTCCAACTGCAGAGTATGGATTTTTTTAAGATTTGGGGTAGGTTCTTCAATTTGTACTTGCATGAAACAGAATACAGGAAATCAGCCAACCGTCTTGCTTGGGAAGCTCTTCATATTCCTAGAGGATTCAGCCGTTATTATGGATATGGGCTTTATGTGGGGAAAAAATGA
- a CDS encoding CDP-alcohol phosphatidyltransferase family protein produces the protein MSYQSQIPNTLTSVRFIAAPIFFYTFLNDLFVASVFLLVLSLITDAFDGHVARKLNVTSDMGAYLDVAADFILILACFLAFIILGWYDPLILLLIIAMFLLFVGTSGLKKPVYDPIGKYLGGYLMIMVFISLLFPESLIRKILLIVLVIMCLISIISRFSVFYYRNNH, from the coding sequence ATATCATACCAATCTCAAATCCCGAATACACTAACATCTGTCCGGTTTATAGCAGCCCCCATCTTTTTTTACACATTTTTGAACGATTTATTCGTAGCTTCAGTATTTCTGCTTGTTTTATCATTAATTACCGATGCTTTTGATGGTCACGTTGCTAGAAAACTGAATGTAACTTCAGATATGGGTGCATATTTGGATGTAGCTGCGGATTTTATCCTCATCCTGGCTTGTTTTTTGGCATTTATTATTCTAGGATGGTATGATCCATTGATTCTATTGTTGATCATCGCCATGTTCTTGCTTTTTGTTGGCACATCTGGCCTTAAGAAACCAGTTTATGATCCCATTGGCAAATATTTAGGGGGATATCTTATGATAATGGTTTTTATTTCACTTTTATTCCCAGAATCACTCATAAGAAAAATTTTATTAATTGTACTGGTCATCATGTGCCTGATTTCTATAATCAGTCGGTTTTCAGTATTTTACTACAGAAATAATCATTAA
- a CDS encoding flavodoxin domain-containing protein → MKTLIVYGTRYGTAAEIAEEIANVIREEGIKVDLIEDKRVNDCDVSLYDLVVVGSGIKMGKWTKKSVKFLQKNKESLANMKVAIFVSCGSANEEKTRPEGQKKYLDEVAQKNLINPPVATGLFGSVYDPEAKHGLMYNFSMRFVKKEMEKNGLDPNKRHDYRDWDDIRSWARGLVVLLKNE, encoded by the coding sequence ATGAAAACGTTAATTGTTTACGGAACCAGATATGGCACTGCTGCTGAAATAGCTGAAGAGATAGCTAATGTTATAAGAGAAGAAGGAATCAAAGTGGATTTAATAGAAGATAAAAGGGTTAATGATTGTGATGTATCTCTTTATGACTTGGTAGTGGTGGGAAGTGGGATAAAAATGGGGAAATGGACTAAAAAATCGGTTAAATTTCTTCAGAAAAATAAAGAATCTTTAGCCAATATGAAAGTGGCCATTTTTGTTTCATGTGGCTCAGCAAATGAAGAAAAAACCCGACCCGAAGGACAAAAAAAGTATCTGGATGAAGTGGCACAAAAAAACTTGATAAATCCACCAGTAGCCACCGGGCTTTTTGGCAGTGTTTATGACCCTGAAGCCAAACACGGGCTAATGTACAATTTCAGCATGCGTTTTGTGAAAAAAGAAATGGAAAAAAATGGATTAGATCCCAATAAACGTCATGATTACCGGGATTGGGATGATATAAGATCCTGGGCACGTGGTCTGGTAGTTCTGTTAAAAAATGAATAA
- a CDS encoding MarR family transcriptional regulator: MKDSHTIKAEFNAERLDMERYLLVVLFLVQQRWGYIIGRNLADDQITTKQWLMMIVMANAFQNPPSMQEMADAMSTTHQNVKQLATRLETRGFLKIEKDSENKRILRLKVTEECFKYWDKRTSQDVKSITSLFRGLEDDEIKKLFEIMGKLEKISSELYNEAKN; this comes from the coding sequence ATGAAAGATTCCCACACCATTAAGGCAGAATTTAATGCAGAAAGACTGGATATGGAAAGATATCTCTTAGTGGTTTTATTCCTGGTGCAGCAGAGATGGGGTTATATTATTGGCCGAAACCTTGCTGATGATCAGATAACCACCAAACAATGGTTAATGATGATTGTCATGGCCAACGCTTTCCAAAACCCCCCATCCATGCAGGAAATGGCTGATGCCATGAGCACCACCCACCAAAACGTGAAACAACTGGCTACCCGTTTGGAAACCAGAGGATTTTTGAAGATTGAAAAAGATTCTGAGAATAAACGTATTTTACGTTTAAAAGTCACGGAAGAATGTTTCAAATACTGGGATAAGCGAACTTCGCAGGATGTTAAATCCATAACCTCCTTATTCAGGGGACTGGAAGATGATGAAATAAAAAAATTGTTTGAAATAATGGGTAAACTGGAGAAGATATCCAGTGAATTATATAATGAAGCAAAAAACTGA
- a CDS encoding copper-translocating P-type ATPase codes for MEHSHSNHEMDPKMRKKPDGHGHHHMIADFKRRFWICVVLTIPIVFLTPHIQNILGFGELLSFYGDSYLLFFLSSVVYFYGGYPFFKGMYKELKSRMPGMMTLVAVAITTAYIYSSAVIFGLKGEIFFLELVTLIDIMLLGHWLEMRSVMGASNALQELVKLLPSSAHKIMPGGETMEIPLAELEVGNQVRVKPGEKIPADGQIIMGETNVDESLLTGESEPLYKKAEDEVIGGSINLDGSIQVEIQKTGKKSFLSQVITMVEEAQAGKSKTQNLADRFAMYLTIISLTAGFITLVVWMIITGQDLAFSLERAVTVMVTTCPHALGLAIPLVVAVSTALSASNGLLVRNRTSFEKARNINAIIFDKTGTLTKGEFGVTDVISLDDKLDSVEILKYAASLEAYSEHPIARGVAAESNDHFPVENFKSIPGKGVEGVVLGKKVKMVSSGYLKELGFDVDDERVDKLLSQGKSTIFVILDGQVKGYLALADIIRPESKETVARFKEMGIKCLMITGDKREVAEWVSQEVGLDQYFAEVLPPDKAQKVKEIQEEGWVVAMTGDGINDAPALAQADVGIAIGAGTDVAIETADIILVRSNPLDALYIIRLARSTYRKMVENLAWGAGYNIFAIPLAAGVLSAYGIILTPAMGAVLMSASTIIVAVNSKFLRMEK; via the coding sequence ATGGAACATTCTCATTCAAACCATGAAATGGACCCTAAAATGAGAAAGAAACCGGATGGACATGGACATCACCACATGATCGCCGACTTTAAAAGACGTTTCTGGATATGTGTAGTTTTAACCATTCCCATTGTCTTTTTAACACCACACATTCAAAATATTCTTGGCTTTGGGGAGTTACTAAGTTTTTATGGAGATTCCTATCTTTTGTTCTTTTTATCATCAGTGGTCTATTTTTATGGTGGTTATCCATTCTTCAAGGGCATGTACAAGGAGTTAAAATCACGAATGCCTGGGATGATGACTCTGGTGGCGGTGGCCATAACCACCGCCTATATCTATAGCAGTGCAGTGATTTTCGGTCTTAAAGGCGAAATTTTCTTCCTGGAACTGGTCACCCTGATTGATATAATGCTTTTGGGCCACTGGTTGGAGATGCGATCAGTTATGGGGGCTTCCAATGCCCTGCAAGAACTGGTAAAACTATTACCATCATCGGCCCATAAGATAATGCCTGGTGGTGAAACCATGGAGATCCCGCTGGCTGAATTGGAAGTGGGAAATCAGGTGCGGGTAAAACCAGGAGAGAAAATCCCGGCTGATGGCCAGATAATCATGGGTGAAACTAATGTTGATGAGTCCCTCCTCACTGGTGAATCAGAACCACTATATAAAAAGGCTGAAGATGAAGTAATAGGAGGATCCATAAATTTAGATGGTTCTATACAGGTGGAAATCCAGAAAACAGGAAAAAAATCCTTTTTATCCCAGGTAATAACCATGGTGGAGGAAGCCCAGGCTGGTAAATCCAAAACACAAAACCTGGCAGATCGTTTCGCCATGTATTTGACCATAATATCTCTCACAGCAGGTTTCATAACTCTGGTGGTCTGGATGATAATAACTGGACAGGATCTGGCATTTTCCCTGGAAAGAGCCGTGACAGTCATGGTAACCACATGTCCCCATGCACTGGGCCTGGCCATACCACTGGTAGTGGCAGTTTCCACTGCACTGTCAGCCAGCAACGGTTTGTTGGTAAGGAACAGAACCTCTTTTGAAAAAGCACGTAACATAAACGCTATTATATTTGATAAAACAGGCACACTGACTAAAGGAGAGTTCGGAGTTACTGATGTTATTTCTCTGGATGATAAATTGGATTCTGTGGAGATTTTGAAATATGCGGCATCCCTGGAGGCTTATTCAGAACATCCCATTGCCAGGGGTGTGGCTGCAGAATCAAATGATCATTTCCCAGTGGAAAATTTCAAATCAATCCCAGGAAAAGGTGTCGAGGGAGTAGTTCTGGGGAAAAAGGTGAAAATGGTAAGTTCAGGATACTTAAAGGAATTAGGTTTTGATGTTGATGATGAACGGGTTGATAAGTTATTATCACAGGGGAAAAGCACGATTTTTGTTATTTTGGATGGGCAAGTGAAGGGGTACCTGGCTCTGGCAGACATCATCCGTCCTGAGTCCAAGGAAACTGTAGCAAGGTTTAAGGAAATGGGTATCAAGTGCCTCATGATTACTGGAGATAAAAGGGAAGTGGCAGAATGGGTATCCCAAGAAGTAGGTCTGGATCAGTATTTCGCCGAGGTCTTACCACCAGATAAGGCACAAAAAGTAAAAGAGATCCAAGAAGAGGGTTGGGTGGTGGCCATGACTGGTGACGGTATCAACGATGCTCCAGCCCTGGCCCAGGCTGATGTAGGAATAGCCATAGGGGCCGGGACTGATGTGGCCATAGAAACCGCAGATATTATCCTGGTCCGGAGCAACCCCTTAGATGCCCTTTACATAATTCGGCTGGCACGCTCCACCTACCGGAAAATGGTGGAAAACCTGGCATGGGGAGCAGGATATAACATATTCGCCATACCCCTTGCTGCAGGAGTTTTATCAGCCTATGGAATCATCCTAACCCCTGCCATGGGAGCAGTGTTAATGTCTGCCAGTACCATAATTGTGGCAGTTAATTCCAAGTTTTTGAGGATGGAAAAATAG
- a CDS encoding class I SAM-dependent methyltransferase, giving the protein MSVETLKIINKDAFRQPLIEYTKKAFYQLPPINTPKILDIGCGTGLPTLELARMSGGEVIGIDIDQDSLDILKEKIEKMGLEKQIETINCSLFDLPFPDESFDMIWSEGSIFIIGFKRGLKEWKPLLKDQGFLVVHDQYHDHAKKLEIIEKCGYKLLNSFLITHQTWKLDFYLPYEKHLKKLDEKYKNNSEVQQTVQKEIDEINAFKEDVESLSSIFYVMKKV; this is encoded by the coding sequence ATGAGCGTGGAAACATTAAAAATAATAAATAAAGATGCCTTTCGCCAGCCCTTAATTGAATACACGAAGAAGGCATTTTATCAACTCCCTCCCATCAACACCCCTAAAATACTTGATATTGGTTGTGGTACAGGACTTCCCACCCTTGAACTTGCCAGAATGAGTGGGGGAGAAGTTATTGGTATTGATATAGATCAGGATTCATTGGATATTCTCAAAGAGAAAATAGAAAAGATGGGTCTTGAAAAACAGATCGAAACAATTAATTGCTCATTATTTGATTTACCTTTCCCTGATGAAAGTTTTGATATGATCTGGAGTGAGGGATCCATCTTTATAATAGGATTCAAGAGGGGTTTGAAAGAATGGAAACCCCTGCTTAAGGATCAGGGATTTTTAGTGGTTCATGATCAATACCATGACCATGCCAAAAAGTTAGAAATCATTGAAAAATGCGGATATAAATTGCTTAACTCTTTTTTAATCACCCACCAGACTTGGAAATTGGATTTTTACCTTCCCTATGAAAAGCATCTTAAAAAGTTAGATGAAAAGTATAAAAATAATTCAGAAGTTCAGCAGACCGTACAAAAAGAAATAGATGAAATAAATGCATTTAAGGAAGATGTAGAATCACTTAGTTCTATTTTTTATGTTATGAAAAAAGTTTAA
- a CDS encoding RDD family protein, with product MSGKTFLDNAQYGNNNWWRYILTIITTWIGPFILLLIILIPVFIIFHPIKQEMDPENMVNSIGSLTFLALFGIYYALSFFIFYACTRTIHHQKLIHLITTSPHIDWKRILKGAGFWFIIIGCAFLIDVIINPTSVEWSFNPAFFILLILSLIIYPIQASFEEIFFRGYLMQGIGLLTRKPAIPLLITSVIFAIGHFWNGNDVISGVGMVINMFIFGITLGIITLGENSLETAIGAHIVNNLFITTIISSPELLGNLPSIMTAGSQAAVGVPYFILPPILLVMVFWNKKDKLKAAFQTNTEISNINNRSHEIQCTNCKTYNPTRAVYCRECGEKIELEYASLLYKSLAFIIDLVLLVVIFFITLVALIVFEVMVNGELVNESLLSAIWLILDLVIFFAYFILLEKNGQTIGKMIMGIKIVNESNQKQISYWQSITRNLLLIIDLIPYLVPGLVGLIFSFGSVKKQRIGDIIAKTLVIKKDI from the coding sequence ATGTCAGGGAAAACTTTCCTAGATAACGCACAGTATGGTAATAACAACTGGTGGAGATACATCTTAACCATCATTACAACATGGATTGGGCCATTTATACTGTTACTGATTATTTTAATCCCGGTTTTCATTATTTTCCATCCTATAAAACAGGAGATGGATCCCGAAAATATGGTAAACAGCATTGGCTCGTTGACTTTCCTGGCATTGTTTGGCATCTACTATGCACTATCCTTTTTCATCTTCTATGCCTGCACACGCACCATCCACCACCAAAAACTTATCCATCTCATCACCACCTCCCCCCATATTGATTGGAAGAGAATACTAAAGGGAGCGGGATTTTGGTTTATCATAATAGGATGTGCCTTCCTGATAGATGTGATAATCAACCCGACTTCTGTTGAATGGTCCTTTAATCCTGCATTCTTCATCCTTTTAATTTTAAGTCTGATCATCTACCCTATTCAGGCCTCATTTGAGGAAATATTTTTCAGAGGATATCTCATGCAGGGAATAGGACTTCTAACAAGAAAACCAGCCATTCCCCTGTTGATCACTTCTGTAATTTTTGCAATTGGACATTTTTGGAATGGTAATGACGTCATCAGCGGTGTTGGCATGGTTATCAACATGTTTATCTTTGGAATAACCTTAGGTATCATAACGTTAGGGGAAAACAGCCTTGAAACTGCCATAGGAGCCCATATTGTTAATAATCTATTTATTACCACAATAATTAGTAGTCCCGAGTTACTGGGTAATTTACCATCCATAATGACCGCAGGATCCCAGGCAGCAGTGGGTGTTCCCTATTTTATCCTGCCACCCATACTCCTTGTCATGGTATTCTGGAATAAAAAAGACAAACTAAAGGCAGCATTTCAAACAAATACCGAAATAAGTAATATCAATAATAGATCCCATGAAATTCAATGTACTAACTGCAAAACTTACAATCCAACCCGGGCAGTTTACTGTAGGGAATGTGGGGAAAAAATAGAATTGGAATACGCCTCCTTACTATACAAATCATTAGCATTTATAATTGATCTGGTTTTGTTAGTGGTGATTTTCTTTATAACTTTAGTGGCACTGATTGTTTTTGAAGTTATGGTAAATGGGGAGTTAGTTAACGAAAGTTTGCTATCGGCAATCTGGTTAATTCTCGATTTGGTGATATTTTTTGCTTATTTCATCCTTCTTGAAAAAAACGGACAAACCATCGGTAAAATGATAATGGGAATCAAAATAGTGAATGAATCCAACCAAAAACAAATTAGTTACTGGCAAAGCATAACCCGAAACCTTCTACTGATTATAGATCTGATCCCCTATCTGGTGCCAGGATTAGTGGGTTTAATCTTCAGCTTTGGATCTGTAAAAAAACAGAGGATTGGCGATATTATAGCAAAAACCTTAGTGATCAAAAAGGACATATAA
- a CDS encoding heavy metal translocating P-type ATPase: MTKNHEHCTEDLDSSATCSCCGGDIFQEKPPLWKHKPLLIICTSAVIFAVALVLEKFLNQGILAEVAFLAVVAVAGYEIIMGAFKGLLKFRFNMNLLITIAAVGAFLIGHGEEGAAVILLFYVAEFLEDYASERARNSIAALLKLAPETAHVIRKGQELEVHAHSVQLDETVVIRPGDKIPLDGVVIKGSSAVDQSPITGESMPVTKKSDDEVFAGTLNAEGYLEVRVTRKSDETIISRIIELVRESKNKKSKTESFIDGFATYYTPSVISLAIVVAIIPPFLWGASFDDWFYRALVLLVVSCPCALAISTPVSMVSGITSATRNGVLIKGGEYLEEMKNVKTVVFDKTGTLTEGCLEVTDIFTFNGTSMDDVLRISTSLESHSKHPLAKAILKKSKEVGVQLEEVHNFKSITGTGLKGEINGKTFYVGNKTLFRDTNRFKDEDIPLGRIKKLEEEGKTAVLLGNQQEIMGLIVLMDSIRDDANKTIRFLKRNGIKTVMLTGDNQGTARGVASQLGLDEYYHGLLPEDKVEKIDELVQNHGHVAMVGDGVNDAPALARANIGIVMGAAGSDVAIETADVALMNDDLVKIEYLVKLSRKTMGVVRENVILSILIKTSFAILAVLGFITLWMAVGIGDMGLSLTVILNALRIGSQKFQ; this comes from the coding sequence ATGACGAAAAATCATGAACACTGTACAGAAGACTTGGATTCATCAGCCACATGCAGCTGTTGCGGTGGAGATATATTTCAGGAAAAACCACCCCTTTGGAAACACAAACCCCTGCTAATCATATGCACGTCTGCAGTAATATTTGCCGTTGCTTTGGTCCTTGAAAAATTCCTTAACCAGGGCATACTGGCAGAAGTAGCATTCCTGGCTGTGGTGGCAGTGGCTGGTTATGAAATCATCATGGGGGCTTTTAAAGGACTTTTGAAATTCCGTTTCAATATGAACCTCCTCATTACCATTGCAGCAGTAGGTGCATTTCTCATAGGTCATGGTGAAGAAGGAGCAGCTGTTATCCTCCTATTTTATGTGGCTGAATTTTTGGAGGACTATGCCAGTGAACGGGCACGTAACTCCATAGCTGCTCTCCTTAAACTGGCACCTGAAACAGCCCATGTGATTCGCAAGGGACAGGAATTGGAAGTTCATGCACACAGTGTGCAACTGGATGAAACGGTAGTGATCCGGCCGGGTGATAAGATACCCCTGGATGGTGTGGTGATTAAGGGTTCATCCGCAGTAGATCAATCCCCTATAACTGGTGAAAGTATGCCAGTAACCAAAAAAAGTGATGACGAGGTTTTTGCAGGAACCCTCAACGCTGAAGGATATTTGGAAGTAAGGGTAACCCGGAAATCCGATGAAACCATCATATCCAGAATCATAGAACTGGTACGTGAGTCTAAAAATAAAAAATCAAAAACAGAATCATTCATCGATGGTTTCGCAACATATTACACTCCTTCCGTGATTTCACTGGCCATTGTAGTGGCGATAATCCCTCCCTTCCTATGGGGGGCTTCGTTTGATGACTGGTTCTACCGGGCTCTGGTTCTTCTGGTGGTATCCTGTCCATGTGCCCTGGCCATATCCACTCCAGTTTCCATGGTATCAGGAATAACATCCGCCACCAGAAACGGAGTACTGATAAAAGGAGGAGAATACCTGGAAGAAATGAAAAATGTGAAAACGGTAGTCTTTGATAAGACTGGAACCCTAACTGAAGGCTGTCTGGAAGTCACAGATATATTTACTTTTAACGGCACTTCCATGGATGACGTGTTAAGAATATCTACCTCCTTGGAGTCCCATTCCAAACACCCCCTGGCAAAAGCCATACTCAAAAAATCCAAAGAAGTTGGAGTGCAACTGGAAGAAGTCCATAACTTCAAATCCATAACTGGAACTGGTTTAAAGGGTGAAATTAATGGAAAAACGTTTTATGTGGGTAATAAAACTTTATTTAGGGACACAAACCGTTTTAAGGATGAAGATATCCCTCTGGGGAGGATAAAGAAATTAGAGGAAGAAGGTAAAACCGCAGTCTTATTGGGAAACCAACAGGAAATTATGGGGTTAATCGTTCTTATGGATAGTATTAGGGATGATGCCAATAAAACCATTCGATTCCTCAAAAGAAATGGAATTAAGACGGTTATGCTCACTGGTGATAACCAGGGCACTGCACGTGGAGTAGCCTCTCAGTTGGGATTGGATGAATATTACCATGGACTCCTACCTGAGGACAAGGTGGAAAAGATTGATGAACTTGTCCAAAACCATGGACACGTGGCCATGGTGGGTGATGGAGTTAATGATGCTCCTGCACTGGCAAGAGCCAACATAGGAATTGTTATGGGGGCAGCTGGTTCAGATGTTGCCATTGAAACTGCAGATGTGGCTTTGATGAACGATGATCTTGTCAAAATAGAATACCTTGTGAAACTAAGTAGAAAAACCATGGGCGTTGTCAGGGAAAACGTAATTTTATCCATACTGATAAAAACATCTTTCGCAATTCTGGCAGTTTTAGGATTTATCACCCTGTGGATGGCAGTGGGTATTGGGGATATGGGTCTCAGCTTGACAGTTATCCTGAACGCCCTTAGAATAGGGAGTCAAAAATTCCAATGA